From Anopheles coluzzii chromosome 3, AcolN3, whole genome shotgun sequence, the proteins below share one genomic window:
- the LOC120956937 gene encoding uncharacterized protein LOC120956937, translating to MRSAVSVLLVVLGAAALCQGTTTDREDIADSKDSSLARFLQPLEARLRDDQSVPERRSRELSYLGSGYSYHPYAGHHNPLYSPYSQQGLYNPYSFGGLNGYGGAGVAGFGTAGGYGGLAAGVGNGAYFGSGAGVAGYPGAGVQQFGYNGLVGGQGVGSYPYTGGWNAGVGQTPYASYGSQLGGYYNRGLYV from the exons ATGAGATCCGCGGTGagtgttttgcttgttgtgcTAGGCGCTGCAGCTTTGTGCCAGGGCACGACAACCGATCGCGAGGATATTGCAGACTCTAAGGATTCTTCGCTGGCGCGATTCCTGCAACCCCTGGAGGCTAGGCTGCGTGACGATCAAAGTGTTCCGGAGCGTCGTTCCCGGGAATTGAGTTACTTAg GCTCAGGTTACAGCTATCACCCGTACGCTGGACATCATAACCCACTGTACAGTCCGTACAGTCAGCAGGGCCTGTACAATCCGTACAGCTTCGGTGGTCTGAACGGATACGGTGGTGCAGGTGTGGCTGGATTTGGCACGGCGGGTGGCTACGGAGGTCTTGCTGCTGGTGTAGGCAATGGTGCATACTTTGGGTCGGGTGCCGGAGTTGCCGGATATCCTGGCGCTGGAGTACAACAGTTCGGCTATAATGGGCTGGTAGGTGGTCAGGGTGTTGGCAGCTACCCGTACACTGGAGGATGGAATGCGGGCGTGGGCCAGACTCCATACGCCAGCTACGGTAGCCAACTGGGAGGATACTACAATCGAGGGCTGTACGTTTGA
- the LOC120959023 gene encoding uncharacterized protein LOC120959023: MKTLYSLLVLAVIASLAVAYPAESQEAAPEPAAAAAVAAEPVELVQLVPAEEQNAAAVPEPVSDAEGQRSKRHIGFGGVGIGVGVGLVGGGFGGYPGFGYGGGYPGYGYGGFYPGYGYGGGYHRYGYRYGGYGGGFGHPYYF, from the coding sequence ATGAAGACGCTGTACAGCTTACTCGTGCTGGCCGTGATTGCCAGCCTGGCCGTAGCATACCCCGCCGAATCGCAGGAAGCTGCTCCTGAgccagcggcggcggcagcagtggcagcagaaCCGGTCGAGTTGGTGCAGCTGGTGCCGGCGGAAGAGCAGAATGCTGCCGCCGTTCCGGAGCCGGTCAGCGATGCGGAAGGTCAACGATCGAAGCGTCACATCGGATTCGGCGGTGTCGGCATTGGCGTGGGCGTTGGGCTGGTGGGCGGTGGGTTCGGTGGCTATCCCGGCTTCGGGTACGGCGGTGGCTATCCCGGCTACGGATATGGTGGATTCTACCCCGGCTATGGATACGGAGGTGGCTATCACCGATACGGCTACCGGTACGGTGGATATGGTGGCGGCTTCGGACACCCGTACTACTTCTAA
- the LOC120955738 gene encoding estradiol 17-beta-dehydrogenase 8, with product MATPLAGKLALVTGAGSGIGRATTKLLARDGAIVVAVDRNVQAAQETIASLTAGDNAAYEMDVSSGDSVDAVLKEVIGRYKRPPTVVVNSAGITRDNFLLKMPESDFDAVINVNLKGTWLVLQRFGRAMIEHELAGSMVNVSSIVARTGNIGQSNYSPSKAGVEAMTKVVAREFGRYNIRVNAIVPGFIHTPMTGTVPQKVKDMIIMQCALRRFGNPEEIAEVAAFLASEKSSYVNGTSIEVTGG from the exons ATGGCCACTCCTTTAGCAGGAAAGCTAGCCCTTGTGACCG GTGCCGGTTCTGGAATTGGCCGTGCGACAACCAAACTGTTGGCACGCGATGGAGCGATCGTTGTAGCGGTCGATCGTAACGTACAGGCGGCCCAGGAAACGATCGCATCGCTCACGGCGGGCGACAATGCGGCCTACGAGATGGACGTCTCGTCCGGCGACAGTGTTGATGCCGTGCTGAAGGAAGTGATTGGCCGGTACAAGCGCCCACCGACGGTGGTCGTTAATTCGGCCGGTATTACCCGCGATAACTTCCTGCTGAAGATGCCCGAGTCCGACTTTGATGCGGTGATCAACGTGAACCTGAAGGGTACGTGGTTGGTGCTGCAACGTTTCGGCCGGGCCATGATCGAGCACGAGCTGGCCGGGTCGATGGTGAACGTGTCGTCGATCGTTGCCCGCACCGGCAACATCGGACAGTCGAACTATTCTCCGAGCAAGGCCGGGGTGGAAGCGATGACCAAGGTGGTGGCACGCGAGTTCGGCCGGTACAACATCCGGGTGAATGCGATCGTGCCCGGGTTCATCCACACGCCGATGACGGGGACGGTGCCGCAGAAGGTGAAAGATATGATCATCATGCAATGTGCCTTGCGGCGCTTTGGAAATCCGGAAG AAATTGCGGAGGTAGCAGCCTTTCTGGCATCGGAAAAGAGCAGCTACGTAAACGGTACCTCGATCGAAGTCACTGGCGGATAG
- the LOC120959389 gene encoding uncharacterized protein LOC120959389 gives MVQQLCKTVLILVNLSVALSIAKASLIHISGPRIAVQYSKIQLRCMASTGQKHFLWYFSSNGSGAAQYPKEPLSSHPFSAIRFDTHGAMLTIRAVDRTHVGSYRCCATDTLCATMSLFVVSATDDPSELRPTDSLGGGVAVLDVQSDGTFELAIFHAPLLEGEISLEREAGAVRFCDHFRHRAEECNEQRTNGVVAYSVRNATMEASAQFQVKITNNKRLEVMHLHILISGKPIVRMDTYCVLRNLSHINLSCQGYAYPTPNVTFTYTPCLPTAMDRLSDIQRDACEKSITVPQHLERLSPFNHTTIFEVIIPSWPVLKPGIVSCRASNGEGSSSIETLLFVRNFHEPMQFRIESPTDVVLYDDTVNITCQADVYNFTNQLTIHHGGSSFHLAGEQLGYAWTITYLAHITNDSQNEVVCEGHHKNGTRVRSTLNLSIQYPSKPHVVSVNDSVNVTIADGDAVRLECDIDGTPSPDIVWFKNDAHLRHAQGHFVRVALDEDETRATYRCVGRSRLGRATKTWYIVVEESMHWLLIGGLGAGALIALLVIGTVAWSVGAYQQLLHRQMDLETQLRMSKENVADELMTVPLSQRNHNTPGMGSSLVHEA, from the exons ATGGTACAACAATTGTGCAAAACAGTTTTAATATTAGTGAATCTCAGCGTTGCGCTCAGCATTG CAAAAGCATCCCTCATTCACATCAGTGGTCCAAGAATAGCGGTCCAGTACAGCAAGATACAGCTGCGCTGTATGGCTTCCACCGGGCAGAAGCATTTTCTTTGGTACTTTTCATCCAACGGATCTGGAGCAGCACAATATCCAAAGGAG CCACTCAGTTCACATCCTTTCAGCGCGATCCGATTCGACACGCACGGAGCAATGCTAACGATACGAGCGGTGGATAGGACACACGTCGGTAGCTATCGTTGCTGTGCCACTGACACACTTTGCGCTACCATGAGCCTGTTCGTGGTGTCCGCCACGGACGATCCTTCGGAGCTGCGACCGACCGACAGcttgggtggtggtgttgctgtgcTGGACGTCCAAAGCGATGGAACGTTCGAGCTGGCCATCTTTCACGCACCGCTGCTCGAGGGAGAAATTAGCCTCGAACGGGAGGCGGGCGCCGTACGGTTCTGTGATCACTTTCGCCACCGTGCGGAAGAATGTAACGAGCAGCGCACGAACGGTGTCGTGGCGTACAGTGTGCGCAATGCAACGATGGAGGCGAGTGCACAGTTTCAGGTTAAGATAACGAACAACAAGCGGCTGGAAGTGATGCATCTGCACATTTTAATAAGTG GTAAACCTATCGTACGGATGGACACTTACTGTGTGTTAAGAAATTTAAGTCACATCAACTTAAGCTGTCAAGGATATGCTTATCCGACGCCGAACGTTACCTTCACTTACACACCATGTCTGCCGACGGCAATGGACCGCTTAAGCGACATTCAAAGGGATGCCTGCGAGAAAAGCATAACCGTACCGCAACACCTAGAACGC CTCTCACCCTTCAACCACACCACCATCTTTGAGGTGATCATCCCTTCCTGGCCGGTACTAAAGCCCGGCATCGTGTCCTGCCGGGCATCGAACGGTGAAGGATCTTCCTCGATCGAAACGTTACTGTTTGTGCGCAATTTCCACGAGCCAATGCAGTTCCGTATCGAATCGCCCACCGATGTGGTGCTGTACGATGACACCGTGAACATAACGTGCCAGGCGGACGTTTACAACTTCACCAACCAGCTCACTATCCATCACGGTGGAAGTAGCTTTCATCTCGCCGGGGAACAGCTCGGCTACGCGTGGACGATAACGTACCTGGCGCACATCACAAACGACTCACAGAACGAGGTAGTTTGTGAAGGTCACCACAAGAATGGGACACGGGTCCGCAGCACGCTCAATCTATCGATCCAGTATCCCTCGAAACCGCACGTTGTGAGTGTGAATGATTCGGTGAACGTAACGATCGCGGACGGCGATGCGGTACGGCTCGAGTGTGACATCGACGGTACGCCTTCGCCCGACATTGTGTGGTTTAAGAACGATGCGCACCTGCGGCATGCGCAGGGACATTTCGTGCGCGTGGCGCTCGATGAGGACGAAACTCGAGCCACTTACCGATGTGTCGGTAGAAGCCGTTTGGGTAGGGCCACCAAAACGTGGTACATTGTGGTTGAAG AATCAATGCATTGGTTGCTGATCGGTGGTCTGGGAGCGGGTGCTCTGATTGCTTTGCTAGTGATCGGTACGGTGGCGTGGAGCGTGGGAGCGTATCAACAGCTGCTACACCGGCAGATGGATCTGGAAACGCAACTAAGGATGAGTAAAGAGAACGTAGCGGACGAGCTCATGACTGTACCGTTAAGTCAACGGAACCACAACACGCCCGGTATGGGCTCAAGCTTGGTGCATGAAGCCTGA